A single window of Cytobacillus dafuensis DNA harbors:
- a CDS encoding Fe-S-containing hydro-lyase yields the protein MSEIKKLTTPLTEEQIKGLKAGDQVSITGVIYTARDAAHKIMVDAIAQGEDLPVNLENQVIYYAGPTPAKPGKVIGSCGPTTSGRMDAYSKAMIEQGLKGMIGKGPRSKEVIEAMKEYGVVYFAAIGGAAALIADSVKEAEVIAFPELGPEAIRRLKVEDYPCIVAIDSEGNNLYEIGVQQFKEE from the coding sequence ATGTCAGAGATTAAAAAGCTAACCACTCCTTTAACGGAGGAGCAAATAAAAGGACTAAAAGCGGGAGATCAAGTTTCAATTACAGGTGTTATTTATACAGCCCGTGATGCAGCTCATAAAATAATGGTTGATGCAATTGCTCAAGGTGAGGATTTGCCCGTCAATCTTGAAAACCAGGTTATCTATTATGCTGGACCAACACCTGCGAAGCCTGGAAAAGTAATTGGATCCTGTGGGCCTACCACGAGTGGAAGAATGGATGCTTATTCGAAAGCAATGATCGAGCAAGGGCTTAAAGGAATGATCGGAAAAGGACCAAGAAGCAAAGAAGTCATTGAGGCTATGAAAGAGTATGGGGTTGTATATTTTGCTGCGATTGGTGGAGCGGCCGCCCTTATTGCCGATTCCGTAAAGGAAGCAGAGGTAATTGCCTTTCCTGAGCTAGGTCCAGAAGCAATTCGTCGGTTAAAGGTTGAGGATTACCCATGCATTGTAGCAATCGACAGTGAAGGAAATAATTTATACGAAATTGGAGTTCAACAATTTAAAGAAGAATAA
- a CDS encoding fumarate hydratase, translated as MRKVSVNEIIKSVREMCISAACDLPADVEKLIKDAVKVEESHFGRYSLEKIVKNVELARKEHAPMCQDTGIVVIFAEIGQEVQIIDGHFEDAINEGVRQGYEEGYLRKSVVEDPVLNRKNTGDNTPAVIYTEIVPGDKIKIQVLPKGAGSENMGALKMLKPAEGLEGIKDFVIKSVTQAGGNPCPPVIVGVGIGGTMDKCALLAKKALARSAGEPHPNQEYAALEKELLEKINKLGIGPQGFGGKVTALAVHIETYPTHIATMPVSVNLNCHAARHKEVVL; from the coding sequence TTGAGAAAAGTATCGGTGAATGAAATTATTAAATCTGTAAGAGAAATGTGCATAAGTGCTGCATGTGATCTTCCTGCAGATGTTGAGAAATTAATTAAGGATGCCGTAAAAGTAGAAGAGTCACATTTCGGTCGATACAGCTTAGAGAAGATTGTAAAGAACGTTGAGTTAGCAAGAAAAGAACATGCACCTATGTGCCAAGACACTGGAATTGTTGTCATATTTGCAGAGATAGGGCAAGAAGTCCAAATTATTGATGGTCATTTTGAAGATGCAATCAATGAAGGAGTAAGGCAGGGGTATGAAGAGGGTTATTTAAGAAAGTCTGTAGTTGAAGATCCTGTATTAAACCGTAAAAATACAGGAGATAATACACCAGCTGTTATTTACACAGAGATTGTTCCAGGGGACAAAATTAAAATTCAAGTCCTACCAAAAGGAGCAGGAAGCGAAAATATGGGTGCCCTAAAAATGCTTAAACCTGCAGAAGGACTAGAAGGAATTAAGGATTTCGTTATTAAATCAGTTACTCAGGCGGGAGGTAATCCTTGTCCACCAGTAATCGTCGGTGTTGGGATTGGAGGAACAATGGACAAGTGTGCATTGCTTGCAAAAAAAGCACTCGCTCGTTCGGCCGGTGAACCACATCCTAACCAAGAGTATGCTGCATTAGAGAAAGAACTATTAGAAAAGATTAATAAGCTTGGAATTGGACCACAAGGATTTGGAGGCAAAGTAACCGCATTAGCAGTTCACATTGAAACTTATCCAACGCATATTGCAACAATGCCAGTATCTGTGAATCTTAATTGCCATGCTGCCAGACATAAAGAGGTTGTACTTTAA
- a CDS encoding anion permease: MTQAVAESKSKPKQSKSSKSEKEVKIIPLLIVLAIGTALWFINAPSGLDEKAWHLFAIFVATIVGLIIKPLPMGGVAILAITATVLTGTLELQDALSGFQNTTIWLIVIAFFISRGFIKTGLGTRVAYIFVKKFGKKTLGLSYSLLVSDLVLAPAMPSNTARAGGIIFPIIKSLSSTFGSSPENGTGRKMGAFLTKVAFQGDMITSAMFMTAMAANPLAVSIAADVAGVDITWTGWAVAAFVPGIVSLIIIPLVIYKLYPPEIKETPGASQMATKKLQEMGALKKSEWYMIGIFFLILALWIFGENIGIGATTTALIGLSALLLTEVLTWNDIKKEEGAWDTLIWFAALVMMATYLNELGMIPWFSAQIEGLVSGWSWIVALIVLALVYFYSHYFFASNTAHVSAMYGAFLAVAITAGAPAMLAALLLAFFSNLFACTTHYGCGPAPVFFGSGFVSQNKWWSLGLIISIIHILIWGLVGGVWWKVLGLW, from the coding sequence ATGACTCAAGCAGTAGCAGAATCAAAGTCAAAACCAAAACAATCAAAAAGTTCAAAGTCAGAAAAAGAAGTGAAAATAATTCCTTTATTGATCGTGCTAGCCATTGGTACGGCACTGTGGTTTATTAATGCCCCATCCGGGTTAGATGAAAAAGCATGGCATCTATTTGCTATCTTCGTTGCTACCATTGTTGGTTTAATTATAAAGCCATTGCCAATGGGGGGAGTTGCGATCTTGGCAATTACAGCGACTGTTCTTACAGGAACATTGGAATTACAGGACGCATTAAGTGGTTTTCAAAATACAACCATATGGTTAATTGTTATTGCCTTCTTTATTTCTAGAGGTTTTATAAAAACGGGCTTAGGAACTCGTGTAGCATATATTTTCGTGAAAAAATTTGGTAAAAAGACATTAGGATTATCGTATTCATTACTCGTAAGTGACCTTGTATTAGCACCAGCTATGCCAAGTAATACTGCTCGCGCTGGGGGAATCATATTTCCGATTATTAAATCGCTATCCAGTACATTTGGATCTTCCCCTGAAAATGGAACGGGAAGAAAGATGGGAGCATTCTTAACAAAAGTTGCTTTCCAAGGAGATATGATTACTTCTGCCATGTTTATGACAGCAATGGCTGCAAACCCTTTAGCTGTTTCCATTGCAGCGGATGTAGCAGGCGTTGATATTACTTGGACTGGATGGGCTGTCGCAGCTTTTGTTCCAGGGATAGTTAGCTTAATTATTATCCCATTAGTGATATATAAACTGTATCCACCTGAAATTAAAGAAACTCCTGGTGCGTCCCAAATGGCTACAAAAAAGCTTCAAGAAATGGGAGCACTGAAAAAATCCGAATGGTATATGATTGGTATCTTTTTCTTAATTCTTGCTTTATGGATTTTTGGAGAAAACATTGGAATTGGAGCTACAACAACGGCATTGATTGGTTTATCGGCATTGCTTTTAACAGAGGTATTAACGTGGAATGACATCAAAAAAGAAGAAGGAGCTTGGGATACGCTCATCTGGTTTGCTGCGCTAGTTATGATGGCAACCTACCTTAATGAATTAGGGATGATCCCATGGTTTAGTGCACAGATTGAAGGATTAGTAAGTGGCTGGTCTTGGATAGTTGCTTTAATCGTTCTAGCTCTAGTTTACTTCTATTCACACTATTTCTTTGCTAGTAATACTGCCCACGTAAGTGCGATGTATGGGGCATTTTTAGCAGTAGCAATCACTGCAGGAGCACCAGCGATGTTGGCTGCTTTACTTCTAGCATTTTTTAGTAATTTATTTGCTTGTACTACTCATTACGGATGTGGACCAGCCCCAGTATTTTTTGGATCGGGTTTTGTTTCACAAAATAAATGGTGGTCACTGGGATTAATCATTTCAATTATTCACATTTTAATTTGGGGCCTTGTCGGTGGAGTTTGGTGGAAAGTTCTCGGACTTTGGTAG
- a CDS encoding flavin-containing monooxygenase, giving the protein MLDVVIIGAGQAGLAMGYWLSKSQKQNKFLIVDKRARVGEVWRERYDSLVLFTPRAYSSLPGLALKGNGHEFPTKDEIANYLENYAKHFSLPLQLETDVNKIKEEEGFYSIYTNKGTILSKQVVVASGPFHTPFIPTISKNSSSDIYHIHSSEYKNSNQLQPGNVLIVGGGNSGAQIAAELSETREVHLSVGQKIRYFPLTIFGKSSFWWFDKVGILKATNQSVVGKRIQKLGDPIFGFDLKHLVEERKVHLHARTITITDKKVEFENNQKLEVQNIIWATGFKADYSWIQIEGILNENGQPIHTRGITNKKGFYFLGLPWLHKRGSSLLLGVGNDAEFLFKVIDKEC; this is encoded by the coding sequence ATGTTAGATGTCGTTATTATTGGTGCTGGTCAAGCTGGCTTAGCAATGGGATATTGGTTATCCAAATCACAAAAACAAAATAAATTTCTCATAGTTGATAAAAGAGCTAGAGTCGGAGAAGTTTGGAGAGAGCGATACGATTCTTTAGTTTTATTTACACCTAGAGCCTACAGCTCATTGCCGGGATTAGCACTGAAAGGAAATGGTCACGAATTTCCTACGAAGGATGAGATTGCAAATTATCTTGAAAACTACGCAAAACATTTCAGCTTGCCTTTACAACTTGAGACCGATGTTAATAAAATTAAAGAAGAAGAAGGTTTTTATAGCATTTACACAAATAAAGGAACGATTCTTTCAAAGCAAGTGGTCGTTGCTTCTGGTCCTTTTCATACGCCATTTATTCCGACCATTTCAAAGAATTCAAGTTCTGATATTTACCATATCCATTCTTCCGAATATAAAAATTCGAATCAATTACAACCTGGTAATGTCCTAATTGTTGGTGGCGGGAACTCAGGGGCACAAATTGCAGCTGAACTTTCAGAAACTCGAGAAGTTCACCTTTCAGTGGGTCAAAAAATTCGATATTTCCCTTTAACCATTTTCGGAAAAAGCTCTTTTTGGTGGTTTGACAAAGTAGGAATTCTAAAAGCTACGAACCAATCAGTCGTTGGAAAAAGAATACAAAAATTAGGAGACCCCATTTTTGGCTTTGATCTAAAACATTTAGTTGAAGAACGTAAAGTTCACCTACACGCTAGAACGATAACAATTACCGATAAGAAAGTAGAATTTGAAAATAATCAAAAACTTGAAGTGCAAAACATAATATGGGCTACTGGCTTTAAAGCCGATTATAGCTGGATTCAAATCGAAGGAATATTAAATGAAAATGGACAGCCTATTCATACTCGTGGTATCACTAATAAAAAGGGGTTTTATTTTTTAGGGCTGCCTTGGCTGCATAAAAGAGGATCTTCCCTCCTCTTAGGAGTAGGGAATGATGCAGAGTTTTTATTTAAGGTGATTGATAAAGAATGCTAA
- a CDS encoding kinase has translation MIKSSYCNGFIYLEAEEGWRQDNSIYFQQLMYDGIGDEWMSIKEITEKIIFQFSIISNKDRPFIVGIDGLSGAGKTTLVKEIKQELNKNNVDTVVFHIDDHIVERNKRYETGHEEWYEFYYLQWDVNNLTTDFFERLHNRCHNISLSFYDKFTDSTSTKQMTVAADSIVLIEGVFLQRKEWRGFYDFTIFIDCPRELRYERVLNRDSYIGDLQDRLNKYERRYWPGEQHYLDTEKPISNADLVYDV, from the coding sequence ATGATAAAATCTAGTTATTGCAATGGATTTATTTATTTGGAAGCTGAAGAGGGATGGCGGCAAGATAACAGTATTTATTTTCAACAATTAATGTATGACGGAATCGGGGATGAATGGATGTCCATTAAAGAAATAACAGAAAAAATAATATTTCAATTTTCAATAATTTCCAATAAAGATCGTCCTTTTATAGTTGGAATAGATGGATTAAGCGGGGCAGGAAAAACGACATTAGTAAAAGAAATTAAACAAGAATTAAATAAGAATAACGTTGATACAGTCGTTTTCCATATTGATGATCACATTGTTGAAAGAAATAAACGATATGAAACAGGACACGAAGAATGGTATGAATTTTATTATTTGCAATGGGATGTTAATAACTTGACAACTGATTTTTTTGAAAGGCTACATAATCGCTGTCATAATATATCTTTATCTTTTTATGATAAATTTACTGATTCAACTTCAACGAAACAAATGACAGTAGCTGCTGACAGTATTGTTCTTATTGAGGGTGTATTTCTGCAAAGAAAAGAATGGAGAGGGTTCTACGATTTTACTATTTTTATTGATTGCCCTCGTGAATTGAGGTATGAAAGAGTCTTAAATCGTGATTCGTATATTGGGGATCTTCAAGATAGACTGAATAAGTATGAGCGAAGATACTGGCCGGGTGAACAACATTACTTGGATACAGAAAAACCAATTAGTAATGCAGATTTGGTATATGACGTATAA
- a CDS encoding S-layer homology domain-containing protein codes for MRNLRKLGILTLSTGLSIGILAPGVSATSLVNKNHTNVQIAQAEKVVTKNELIKKFREFFPQFNYLNDSDFHMGSGHHFPGDDTIRYDLNFHKKVNGKQEYGYVSFVGDQLEIENFNYQPANAVDALFPAKVTKEKAKEVAKQFLKNFPNSGEYQLQDFDLYDYFPSTQILTEPISYPFSFVQTKNKVPISDQRIHITVLGNGVVSNFNRSTKDMGSQSFDDVTKALPENKIISKIKEDVSIDLQYKIDFDYQTGDRHVNLVYHPTSDVLSVHALSGEWQTANGFSAELPKEKKLELISAQPIGPKKTNFSLEEAKALAETLLKVDSNDIKLRIESINEEKNHNGQEIISIQYMYEYRNGGSGTNLELDKHTGDIIQYNDLKRDVLENKKGSHTISSKEALDQAVKYLKQYSPSYLHNYAMPLGEANFEDERGIYHFIFPRVENNILVNGDHIFVSVHADGSLNSLNVNRSDIKNWPSTDKVIPKEKAAAKFFEQLSLNLQYVKEGSGQNKDHYRLVYTPVFNKNPFNFLDANKGEWNSVVTKKNRQVISHPSAKEELNYLINAGILDIGDVKTFNPDAQITKGAAIEMITKSLTRIHDSFPGQKNKSQSFKNIPPEHPLYQVIERAVTLGILDKEKDTFNPAEHLTREELAVWYIRALQLDQAAKNQGIYQLKFADAKDVQPENIGFVALAHSLNLLSANKNNFNPDQKVTYAQLAVSNVRLAHEFYKKGIEIHYY; via the coding sequence TTGAGAAACTTGAGGAAACTCGGAATTTTAACATTGTCTACTGGATTGTCCATTGGAATTCTAGCCCCAGGAGTAAGCGCAACATCACTAGTAAATAAGAATCATACTAACGTACAAATCGCACAGGCAGAAAAGGTTGTTACAAAAAATGAGCTTATAAAGAAATTCAGGGAATTTTTCCCCCAGTTTAATTATTTAAATGATAGTGACTTCCATATGGGGAGCGGCCATCATTTTCCTGGTGATGATACGATTCGATATGACTTAAACTTTCACAAAAAAGTAAACGGGAAACAAGAATATGGATATGTTAGTTTTGTTGGTGATCAATTAGAGATTGAAAATTTTAATTATCAACCAGCTAATGCTGTAGATGCTTTATTTCCAGCAAAAGTAACAAAAGAAAAAGCGAAAGAAGTGGCTAAACAGTTCCTGAAAAATTTCCCTAACAGCGGTGAATATCAACTGCAAGATTTTGACCTCTACGACTACTTCCCAAGTACTCAAATACTTACAGAACCCATCAGCTATCCATTTTCTTTCGTTCAAACAAAAAATAAAGTACCTATTTCAGACCAACGGATTCATATAACAGTGCTTGGTAATGGAGTGGTCAGTAATTTTAATCGCAGTACAAAGGATATGGGATCTCAATCATTTGATGATGTAACGAAGGCTTTGCCTGAAAACAAGATTATTTCGAAGATTAAAGAAGATGTCTCTATTGATTTACAGTATAAAATAGATTTTGATTATCAAACAGGTGACAGACATGTGAATCTCGTTTATCACCCAACAAGTGACGTACTAAGTGTACATGCCCTTTCTGGTGAATGGCAAACCGCAAATGGTTTTTCTGCCGAGCTTCCAAAGGAAAAAAAGCTTGAGCTCATTTCTGCTCAACCGATCGGACCAAAGAAAACCAATTTTTCTCTAGAAGAAGCGAAGGCATTGGCCGAAACATTGCTCAAGGTTGATTCCAATGATATTAAGTTAAGGATTGAATCAATTAATGAAGAAAAAAATCACAATGGCCAAGAAATCATTAGCATTCAGTATATGTACGAATACCGTAATGGTGGAAGCGGGACAAATTTGGAATTAGATAAACATACAGGCGATATCATTCAGTACAATGATCTCAAGCGTGACGTACTTGAAAACAAAAAAGGTAGTCATACGATTTCTAGTAAAGAGGCTCTTGATCAAGCAGTGAAGTATTTAAAACAGTATTCACCATCTTATCTTCACAACTATGCAATGCCGTTAGGAGAAGCTAATTTTGAAGATGAAAGAGGGATTTATCATTTTATCTTTCCAAGAGTAGAAAATAATATTCTCGTAAATGGTGATCACATTTTTGTTAGTGTTCATGCTGATGGTTCTTTAAACAGTCTGAATGTTAATCGTTCAGATATTAAAAACTGGCCGTCTACAGACAAAGTCATCCCAAAAGAGAAAGCAGCAGCTAAATTTTTTGAACAACTAAGCTTAAATCTTCAATATGTTAAAGAAGGATCGGGTCAAAATAAGGATCACTATCGTCTTGTGTATACACCAGTATTCAACAAGAATCCGTTTAACTTTTTAGATGCAAACAAAGGCGAATGGAATAGTGTGGTTACTAAGAAGAATCGTCAAGTCATTTCACATCCGTCGGCAAAGGAAGAGCTAAATTATCTTATCAATGCTGGAATATTAGATATTGGGGATGTGAAAACATTCAATCCAGATGCACAAATAACAAAAGGTGCCGCCATTGAAATGATTACGAAGTCACTCACTCGAATCCATGACAGCTTCCCAGGTCAAAAGAATAAAAGTCAATCATTTAAAAACATTCCTCCTGAGCATCCTTTATATCAAGTGATCGAACGTGCAGTAACGCTAGGTATTCTTGATAAAGAAAAAGACACTTTCAATCCAGCTGAACACCTTACAAGAGAAGAATTAGCAGTTTGGTATATACGCGCATTGCAACTCGACCAAGCAGCAAAAAATCAAGGCATCTATCAACTTAAGTTTGCAGATGCAAAAGATGTACAACCTGAAAACATTGGATTTGTTGCCTTAGCACACTCATTAAATTTATTATCTGCTAACAAAAACAACTTCAACCCTGACCAAAAAGTTACGTATGCACAATTAGCAGTGTCTAATGTTCGTTTAGCTCATGAGTTCTATAAAAAAGGAATAGAAATCCATTATTATTAA
- a CDS encoding alpha/beta fold hydrolase gives MKTKKKFRFWKITRNILLMIAAVLLVWIAFHHVMSKYEQKKYPAPGQLVEIDNKKMHVYTKGEGEHTIVLLPGLGTAAPVLDFEPLMNEMAKNNKVVVVEPFGYGWSDSTDKERTVENIVEEIRTALKKSNIEGPYILMPHSVSGIYSMYYANKYPNEIEAIIGNDLTLPQAVKYFNEPAPTLPKYMSLLAPTGMARLVSYINPSDVLPIADKGTYSDENIKMTKHISAWKGMNKNVVNEASEMEKNIMKTKDMSFSPDLPVMIFAKDMKDKVSGNGKTNITFYQSQLSNVTTNKLVTLEGHHYLHWTQYKEMSKKVNEFIETFERD, from the coding sequence ATGAAAACTAAAAAGAAGTTTAGATTTTGGAAGATTACTAGAAATATTTTATTGATGATAGCTGCAGTCCTCCTTGTTTGGATCGCTTTCCATCATGTTATGAGTAAATATGAACAAAAAAAGTACCCAGCACCAGGGCAATTAGTTGAAATAGATAATAAGAAAATGCATGTCTATACAAAAGGTGAAGGTGAGCATACGATTGTCTTATTACCGGGACTTGGTACTGCAGCACCTGTGTTGGATTTCGAGCCTCTAATGAATGAAATGGCAAAAAATAATAAGGTTGTCGTTGTAGAGCCTTTTGGATATGGTTGGAGTGACTCAACTGATAAGGAAAGAACCGTTGAAAACATAGTAGAAGAAATAAGAACGGCTTTGAAGAAATCAAACATTGAAGGGCCATACATATTAATGCCTCACTCTGTATCTGGCATATATAGCATGTATTATGCTAATAAATACCCAAATGAAATTGAAGCCATTATAGGGAATGATCTCACCCTGCCTCAAGCGGTGAAGTATTTTAATGAACCTGCGCCAACTTTGCCCAAATATATGAGCCTGCTTGCACCAACTGGAATGGCAAGATTGGTTTCATATATCAACCCAAGTGATGTCTTGCCTATAGCGGATAAAGGAACTTATTCTGATGAGAATATAAAGATGACGAAACACATTTCTGCTTGGAAAGGTATGAATAAAAATGTAGTGAATGAAGCAAGTGAAATGGAAAAAAACATAATGAAAACGAAAGACATGTCATTTTCTCCAGACTTGCCTGTCATGATCTTTGCTAAGGATATGAAAGATAAAGTAAGTGGAAATGGGAAAACCAATATTACTTTTTATCAATCGCAATTAAGTAATGTAACGACAAATAAACTCGTCACTTTAGAAGGACATCATTATCTCCATTGGACGCAGTATAAGGAAATGTCCAAAAAAGTTAATGAATTCATAGAAACTTTTGAGAGAGATTGA
- a CDS encoding PH domain-containing protein, which translates to MAANQSILEWTLVSECPIPNDVNEILVEGEEAIAAYKTFRDSAIFTNKRLIVRDAQGLSGKKVEIYSLPYSSINMWSTENAGSFFDVNAEVELWTRAGHIKVNIKKGVDVRKFDKLIANAIL; encoded by the coding sequence ATGGCTGCAAATCAAAGCATTTTAGAATGGACATTAGTTTCAGAATGTCCTATACCAAATGACGTCAATGAAATACTGGTAGAAGGAGAAGAAGCAATTGCTGCATATAAAACATTTCGTGATAGTGCTATTTTTACAAACAAGAGATTAATTGTAAGAGATGCACAAGGTTTATCAGGAAAAAAGGTTGAGATTTATTCTTTGCCTTATTCATCCATTAATATGTGGTCAACTGAGAATGCGGGTAGTTTTTTTGATGTTAATGCAGAGGTTGAATTATGGACGAGAGCAGGCCATATTAAAGTAAATATAAAAAAGGGTGTTGATGTTCGTAAGTTTGACAAATTAATTGCAAATGCTATTTTATGA
- a CDS encoding GIY-YIG nuclease family protein: MPLSPGVYLMKDSHGQIIYVGKAKKLKNRVQSYFQNSKNHSPKVNKLKKHLKDFDYILTDTEFDAFLLECQLIKKHKPLYNRIMKNPQSFTYIVIKMDKKFRQIEIAHNPIEHDGNLYFGPFTSKSRVERAIQGIKECFKLCCSNPTRKNTACLNYSLGLCLGMCLGGPAVQQYNEIIDKFIAFLQGNDKRILEDMKQMMVTASEKFEFEAASKYRDHIQTVSALLNKEMMIEFTEKNHNLVIIEKLNETTIKLFLIKRTNVLYHQKFSLDTENKEQLIEKIKTNIITYFNNHAPIPSTDVSKDEIDEAQIIYSYLKSNNCFYFIIPEKWLNTEKHSSIDVAVSKLLRDVRQGCPKSRGK; the protein is encoded by the coding sequence CTGCCTTTATCGCCAGGTGTTTATCTTATGAAAGATTCCCATGGTCAAATCATTTATGTGGGGAAGGCAAAAAAATTAAAGAATCGCGTTCAATCGTATTTCCAAAACTCGAAAAATCATTCTCCTAAGGTGAATAAGCTTAAAAAGCATTTGAAGGATTTTGACTATATCCTAACAGATACAGAATTCGATGCTTTTCTGCTGGAATGTCAATTAATTAAGAAGCATAAGCCACTATATAATAGAATCATGAAAAATCCACAGTCCTTTACTTATATTGTCATCAAAATGGACAAAAAGTTTCGTCAGATTGAGATTGCTCATAACCCTATTGAACATGACGGCAATCTTTATTTTGGTCCATTTACAAGCAAAAGTCGTGTTGAAAGAGCGATCCAAGGGATAAAGGAATGTTTTAAATTATGCTGCAGTAATCCTACAAGAAAGAATACGGCTTGCTTGAATTATTCATTAGGCTTGTGTCTTGGCATGTGTCTTGGGGGGCCTGCCGTACAGCAATACAATGAAATCATAGACAAATTTATCGCTTTTCTTCAAGGCAATGATAAGAGGATTCTCGAAGATATGAAGCAAATGATGGTAACCGCTTCTGAAAAATTCGAATTTGAAGCTGCCTCTAAATATCGAGATCATATTCAAACCGTATCCGCTCTTTTAAATAAAGAAATGATGATTGAATTCACAGAAAAAAATCATAATCTCGTAATCATAGAAAAATTAAATGAAACTACGATTAAACTTTTTCTCATTAAGCGGACCAACGTCCTTTATCATCAGAAATTTTCACTCGATACCGAAAACAAAGAACAGCTAATTGAAAAAATAAAAACAAATATTATCACGTACTTCAACAATCATGCTCCCATTCCATCCACGGATGTGAGCAAAGATGAAATCGATGAAGCACAAATTATTTATTCTTATTTAAAAAGTAACAACTGCTTCTATTTCATCATTCCGGAAAAATGGCTGAATACGGAGAAACATTCTAGTATTGATGTGGCAGTTAGCAAATTATTGAGGGATGTTAGACAGGGCTGTCCCAAAAGTAGAGGAAAATGA
- a CDS encoding DMT family transporter, whose translation MSWIFLLIAGIAEVGSVISLKQADGFKKLLPTISCVIFGSLSFYFLSLSLISLPVGTAYAIWTGIGSVGSVLAGMIFFKEPRSLIRIFLIMCIVTGVIGIKMTA comes from the coding sequence ATGTCATGGATTTTTCTTCTCATTGCCGGCATTGCCGAAGTTGGCAGTGTGATAAGTCTGAAACAAGCAGACGGATTTAAAAAATTACTCCCCACTATATCATGTGTCATTTTTGGAAGTTTAAGTTTTTATTTCCTTTCCTTGTCCTTAATTTCTCTTCCAGTAGGGACTGCCTATGCAATTTGGACCGGTATCGGTTCTGTTGGAAGTGTTTTAGCAGGAATGATCTTCTTTAAAGAACCAAGAAGTTTAATAAGAATCTTTCTGATTATGTGTATTGTTACAGGTGTTATTGGTATAAAAATGACAGCCTGA
- a CDS encoding DMT family transporter — MAWIYIIIAGLLEIVWVIGLKYSHGFTKLIPSIITILIILFSFYLLSKALHSIPLGTGYAIFTGIGTVGTVLVGILFWEESINPQKLFFVTLILFGIIGLKIIPEEPKELMDMIRNRFHKVRG, encoded by the coding sequence ATGGCTTGGATTTATATAATAATAGCAGGACTTTTAGAAATTGTCTGGGTGATCGGTCTTAAATACTCACACGGATTTACAAAATTGATACCTAGTATCATAACAATACTTATCATACTCTTTAGTTTCTATTTACTTTCAAAAGCCTTACATTCCATACCATTAGGAACTGGTTACGCTATTTTTACTGGTATAGGGACGGTTGGAACAGTTCTAGTTGGAATACTATTTTGGGAAGAATCCATTAATCCACAGAAGTTATTTTTTGTCACTCTAATATTATTTGGAATCATTGGGTTAAAAATTATTCCAGAAGAACCAAAAGAATTAATGGATATGATTCGAAACAGGTTTCACAAGGTTAGGGGATGA